A single Montipora foliosa isolate CH-2021 chromosome 7, ASM3666993v2, whole genome shotgun sequence DNA region contains:
- the LOC138009814 gene encoding uncharacterized protein yields MVTANLLYADQGLKSLESVVNMELQESSRLAHLYGLSKTHKAKLSMRPILSATRTYNFKLAKWLEEILKPLSVNEYTITDAFEFADQIRSISMNKEDILVSYDMTALFTNVPSNETINILVDKAFTNDWFNQTYYLNIEKEELAQLLEVATTNQLFQFDGHLYEQTDGVALGCRLGLLMGNVFMCHLEEKLACDGMVPPLYKRYINDTLANI; encoded by the exons ATGGTCACAGCTAACCTGCTTTATGCTGACCAGGGTTTGAAGTCACTGGAAAGTGTAGTCAACATGGAATTGCAGGAA AGTTCAAGACTTGCCCATCTTTATGGGCTGTCTAAGACACACAAAGCCAAATTGAGTATGAGACCGATTTTGTCAGCCACTCGAACTTACAACTTTAAACTGGCTAAATGGCTTGAAGAAATATTAAAACCACTATCTGTCAATGAGTATACTATCACCGATGCGTTTGAATTTGCTGACCAGATTCGTTCCATTTCTATGAATAAAGAAGACATACTGGTCTCCTATGACATGACGGCCCTTTTTACAAATGTCCCCTCAAATGAGACTATTAACATCCTGGTTGACAAGGCCTTTACCAATGATTGGTTTAATCAAACCTATTATCTTAATATTGAGAAAGAGGAACTTGCACAGCTCCTTGAAGTTGCCACCACCAATCAGCTTTTCCAGTTCGATGGTCATTTGTATGAACAGACTGACGGCGTAGCTTTGGGTTGTCGTCTTGGCCTGCTAATGGGCAATGTGTTTATGTGCCACCTCGAAGAAAAACTCGCATGTGACGGTATGGTGCCCCCTCTATACAAGAGGTATATCAACGATACTCttgctaatatatag